From the genome of Excalfactoria chinensis isolate bCotChi1 chromosome 12, bCotChi1.hap2, whole genome shotgun sequence, one region includes:
- the NEK4 gene encoding serine/threonine-protein kinase Nek4 isoform X1, which yields MPLAAYCFLRAVGKGSYGEVSLVRHRQDGKQYVIKKLNLKHASSRERKAAEQEAQLLSQLKHPNIVAYRESWQGEDGLLYIVMGYCEGGDLYHRLKEQKGKLLPENQVVEWFVQIAMALQYLHEKHILHRDLKTQNVFLTRTNIIKVGDLGIARVLENQCDMASTLIGTPYYMSPELFSNKPYNYKSDVWALGCCVYEMATLKHAFNAKDMNSLVYRIIEGKLPPMPKDYSPQLVEIIQTMLSKKPEQRPSVKSILRQPYIKHQIALFLEATKMKAAKSQKKMVGSKLEDASSVVPVKNESHNKNVTPPNSSNEQGRKCRANEEDCVIKCKASKFCPSEKPAAELNTKPCSKDLNNLGSSLATISEVNIDILPHEKRNFGSEKSSSEHIPESNKAKYANASGNAEIISSNPLMETDGLQKKTKQAFKGGSVESKHPSVDAVEDDDNTLKLQQPASEDQKQTDVDVVCHGASGDAQEKTTSQLQSRGSAHEPSLSRQRRQKKRELAEVCSEKFRAVSPQPLPSPTDVNVKKAQSCAEEQAAKISAATSSTNKTSQDATAKERPLSARERRRLKQSREEMFPSVIPARRAGSSAIVEGKSRMENHVKVAQSSSDPSISQKSRVTHRLSDDELSSSTSSTEKSDGDSKEKKSSMSEVNELVQLMTWTLKTDPMENSECPVTSTPAPEFKLHRKYRDTLILHGKSPEESEDFKFKEVPSADMLPGPEKMRRMVEVLRSDVVQGLGVKLLERVYSIMEEEDERKRELQLREHMGDKYVSYGVKARHLKVLEENMEL from the exons ATGCCCCTGGCCGCCTACTGCTTCCTGCGGGCTGTGGGCAAGGGCAGCTACGGGGAGGTGAGCCTGGTGCGGCACCGGCAGGACGGCAAGCAG TATGTCATCAAAAAGTTAAACCTGAAGCATGCTTCCAGCCGGGAGAGGAAGGCAGCGGAGCAGGAGGCACAGctgctgtcccagctgaaacacCCCAACATAGTCGCCTACAGGGAATCCTGGCAGGGGGAAGATGGGCTGCTGTATATCGTTATGGGCTACTGCGAAGGAGGAGATCTGTATCACAGGCTCaaggagcagaagggcaaaCTTCTGCCAGAAAATCAGGTGGTAGAATGGTTTGTCCAGATTGCCATGGCACTGCAG TATTTACACGAAAAACACATTCTTCACAGAGACCTTAAAACTCAAAACGTTTTTCTGACAAGAACAAATATAATCAAAGTGGGTGACCTGGGAATAGCCAGAGTGCTGGAAAACCAGTGTGACATGGCCAGCACTCTCATAGGCACTCCGTACTACATGAGCCCCGAGCTCTTTTCTAACAAACCCTACAACTACAAG TCTGATGTTTGGGCTTTAGGCTGCTGCGTTTATGAAATGGCCACGCTGAAACACGCCTTTAATGCTAAAGACATGAACTCTTTGGTTTATCGAATTATTGAAGGAAAG CTGCCTCCCATGCCGAAGGATTACAGCCCACAGCTGGTAGAAATAATACAAACCATGCTGAGTAAAAAGCCCGAGCAAAGGCCTAGTGTGAAAAGCATACTGAGGCAGCCGTATATCAAGCACCAGATTGCGCTGTTTTTGGaagccacaaagat gAAGGCAGCCaaaagtcagaagaaaatggTGGGTTCCAAACTTGAAGATGCTTCTTCTGTGGTCCCAGTGAAGAATGAATCTCATAACAAGAACGTTACACCCCCAAACAGCTCCAATGAGCAAGGGAGGAAATGCAGAGCT AATGAGGAAGACTGTGTCATCAAATGTAAAGCCAGCAAGTTTTGTCCATCAGAGAAaccagctgctgagctgaatACAAAACCATGCAGTAAGGATTTGAACAACCTGGGAAGCTCCCTAGCTACAATTAGTGAAGTGAATATAGATATCTTACCGCATGAAAAGAGAAACTTTGGAAGTGAAAAGAGTAGCAGTGAGCATATTCCAGAGAGTAATAAGGCAAAGTATGCAAATGCTTCAGGGAATGCTGAAATAATATCCAGCAATCCACTGATGGAAACCGATGGACTACAGAAAAAGACGAAGCAAGCTTTTAAAGGGGGAAGTGTTGAGTCTAAGCACCCATCTGTTGATGCTGTGGAAGATGATGACAACACTTTGAAACTCCAGCAGCCTGCATCTGAAGACCAAAAGCAAACTGATGTG gATGTTGTCTGTCATGGAGCTTCAGGAGATGCTCAGGAAAAAACTACCTCTCAATTGCAGTCTCGTGGTTCTGCTCATGAGCCTTCTCTCTCACGGCAGCGAcggcagaagaaaagagagctgGCTGAGGTCTGTTCAGAGAAG tTCAGAGCAGTTTCTCCTCAGCCTTTACCGTCTCCTACTGATGTGAATGTaaagaaagcacaaagctgTGCAGAGGAGCAGGCTGCCAAAATCTCCGCAGCAACCAGTAGCACCAACAAAACCAGTCAAGATGCCACTGCAAAG GAGCGGCCTTTGTCAGCGAGAGAACGAAGGCGGCTGAAGCAGTCTCGGGAAGAGATGTTTCCCTCTG TGATTCCAGCAAGACGAGCAGGAAGTAGTGCAATAGTTGAAGGAAAATCACGTATGGAAAATCATGTTAAAGTTGCTCAGTCTTCATCAGATCCCAGTATTTCTCAG AAAAGCAGAGTAACCCACCGCCTGTCTGATGATGAGCTGAGCTCTTCCACCAGCTCTACAGAGAAGTCTGATGGTGATTCCAAGGAGAA AAAAAGCAGCATGAGTGAAGTGAATGAGCTGGTGCAGCTGATGACTTGGACACTGAAAACAGACCCTATGGAGAACTCTGAATGCCCTGTAACCTCAACCCCAGCCCCAGAGTTTAAACTTCATAGGAAATACCGAGACACATTGATTTTGCATGGAAAATCACCTGAGGAATCAGAGGACTTCAAATTCAAAGAGGTTCCTTCAG cGGACATGTTACCAGGTCCTGAAAAGATGAGGAGAATGGTTGAAGTCCTGAGATCTGATGTGGTGCAAGGATTGGGAGTGAAACTTCTTGAGAGGGTGTACAGCATTATGGAAGAAGAggatgaaaggaagagagag
- the NEK4 gene encoding serine/threonine-protein kinase Nek4 isoform X2 encodes MPLAAYCFLRAVGKGSYGEVSLVRHRQDGKQYVIKKLNLKHASSRERKAAEQEAQLLSQLKHPNIVAYRESWQGEDGLLYIVMGYCEGGDLYHRLKEQKGKLLPENQVVEWFVQIAMALQYLHEKHILHRDLKTQNVFLTRTNIIKVGDLGIARVLENQCDMASTLIGTPYYMSPELFSNKPYNYKSDVWALGCCVYEMATLKHAFNAKDMNSLVYRIIEGKLPPMPKDYSPQLVEIIQTMLSKKPEQRPSVKSILRQPYIKHQIALFLEATKMKAAKSQKKMVGSKLEDASSVVPVKNESHNKNVTPPNSSNEQGRKCRANEEDCVIKCKASKFCPSEKPAAELNTKPCSKDLNNLGSSLATISEVNIDILPHEKRNFGSEKSSSEHIPESNKAKYANASGNAEIISSNPLMETDGLQKKTKQAFKGGSVESKHPSVDAVEDDDNTLKLQQPASEDQKQTDVDVVCHGASGDAQEKTTSQLQSRGSAHEPSLSRQRRQKKRELAEVCSEKPLPSPTDVNVKKAQSCAEEQAAKISAATSSTNKTSQDATAKERPLSARERRRLKQSREEMFPSVIPARRAGSSAIVEGKSRMENHVKVAQSSSDPSISQKSRVTHRLSDDELSSSTSSTEKSDGDSKEKKSSMSEVNELVQLMTWTLKTDPMENSECPVTSTPAPEFKLHRKYRDTLILHGKSPEESEDFKFKEVPSADMLPGPEKMRRMVEVLRSDVVQGLGVKLLERVYSIMEEEDERKRELQLREHMGDKYVSYGVKARHLKVLEENMEL; translated from the exons ATGCCCCTGGCCGCCTACTGCTTCCTGCGGGCTGTGGGCAAGGGCAGCTACGGGGAGGTGAGCCTGGTGCGGCACCGGCAGGACGGCAAGCAG TATGTCATCAAAAAGTTAAACCTGAAGCATGCTTCCAGCCGGGAGAGGAAGGCAGCGGAGCAGGAGGCACAGctgctgtcccagctgaaacacCCCAACATAGTCGCCTACAGGGAATCCTGGCAGGGGGAAGATGGGCTGCTGTATATCGTTATGGGCTACTGCGAAGGAGGAGATCTGTATCACAGGCTCaaggagcagaagggcaaaCTTCTGCCAGAAAATCAGGTGGTAGAATGGTTTGTCCAGATTGCCATGGCACTGCAG TATTTACACGAAAAACACATTCTTCACAGAGACCTTAAAACTCAAAACGTTTTTCTGACAAGAACAAATATAATCAAAGTGGGTGACCTGGGAATAGCCAGAGTGCTGGAAAACCAGTGTGACATGGCCAGCACTCTCATAGGCACTCCGTACTACATGAGCCCCGAGCTCTTTTCTAACAAACCCTACAACTACAAG TCTGATGTTTGGGCTTTAGGCTGCTGCGTTTATGAAATGGCCACGCTGAAACACGCCTTTAATGCTAAAGACATGAACTCTTTGGTTTATCGAATTATTGAAGGAAAG CTGCCTCCCATGCCGAAGGATTACAGCCCACAGCTGGTAGAAATAATACAAACCATGCTGAGTAAAAAGCCCGAGCAAAGGCCTAGTGTGAAAAGCATACTGAGGCAGCCGTATATCAAGCACCAGATTGCGCTGTTTTTGGaagccacaaagat gAAGGCAGCCaaaagtcagaagaaaatggTGGGTTCCAAACTTGAAGATGCTTCTTCTGTGGTCCCAGTGAAGAATGAATCTCATAACAAGAACGTTACACCCCCAAACAGCTCCAATGAGCAAGGGAGGAAATGCAGAGCT AATGAGGAAGACTGTGTCATCAAATGTAAAGCCAGCAAGTTTTGTCCATCAGAGAAaccagctgctgagctgaatACAAAACCATGCAGTAAGGATTTGAACAACCTGGGAAGCTCCCTAGCTACAATTAGTGAAGTGAATATAGATATCTTACCGCATGAAAAGAGAAACTTTGGAAGTGAAAAGAGTAGCAGTGAGCATATTCCAGAGAGTAATAAGGCAAAGTATGCAAATGCTTCAGGGAATGCTGAAATAATATCCAGCAATCCACTGATGGAAACCGATGGACTACAGAAAAAGACGAAGCAAGCTTTTAAAGGGGGAAGTGTTGAGTCTAAGCACCCATCTGTTGATGCTGTGGAAGATGATGACAACACTTTGAAACTCCAGCAGCCTGCATCTGAAGACCAAAAGCAAACTGATGTG gATGTTGTCTGTCATGGAGCTTCAGGAGATGCTCAGGAAAAAACTACCTCTCAATTGCAGTCTCGTGGTTCTGCTCATGAGCCTTCTCTCTCACGGCAGCGAcggcagaagaaaagagagctgGCTGAGGTCTGTTCAGAGAAG CCTTTACCGTCTCCTACTGATGTGAATGTaaagaaagcacaaagctgTGCAGAGGAGCAGGCTGCCAAAATCTCCGCAGCAACCAGTAGCACCAACAAAACCAGTCAAGATGCCACTGCAAAG GAGCGGCCTTTGTCAGCGAGAGAACGAAGGCGGCTGAAGCAGTCTCGGGAAGAGATGTTTCCCTCTG TGATTCCAGCAAGACGAGCAGGAAGTAGTGCAATAGTTGAAGGAAAATCACGTATGGAAAATCATGTTAAAGTTGCTCAGTCTTCATCAGATCCCAGTATTTCTCAG AAAAGCAGAGTAACCCACCGCCTGTCTGATGATGAGCTGAGCTCTTCCACCAGCTCTACAGAGAAGTCTGATGGTGATTCCAAGGAGAA AAAAAGCAGCATGAGTGAAGTGAATGAGCTGGTGCAGCTGATGACTTGGACACTGAAAACAGACCCTATGGAGAACTCTGAATGCCCTGTAACCTCAACCCCAGCCCCAGAGTTTAAACTTCATAGGAAATACCGAGACACATTGATTTTGCATGGAAAATCACCTGAGGAATCAGAGGACTTCAAATTCAAAGAGGTTCCTTCAG cGGACATGTTACCAGGTCCTGAAAAGATGAGGAGAATGGTTGAAGTCCTGAGATCTGATGTGGTGCAAGGATTGGGAGTGAAACTTCTTGAGAGGGTGTACAGCATTATGGAAGAAGAggatgaaaggaagagagag